A single region of the Nocardioides aquaticus genome encodes:
- a CDS encoding ABC transporter ATP-binding protein: MPADMDKTDASVGARAGLQGLATEPGVKKPDPILVATNVSRSFGGLKAVDVDHLEVQRGVITALIGPNGAGKTTFFNLLTGFDEADSGDRAFNGKSLNRVSASKVARMGMVRTFQLTKVLSKLTVLENMRLGATGQKGEKFWAGPFAFLWRKEEEANSDRARDLLRRFKLDAKEDDFAGSLSGGQRKLLEMARALMVRPELVMLDEPMAGVNPALKQSLLGHVKSLREDGMTVLFVEHDMDMVRDISDWVVVMAQGRIIAEGPPDSIMSDQRVIDAYLGAHHDTDITELDKAVVEAEIAAEIDTLHKEK; encoded by the coding sequence ATGCCCGCTGACATGGACAAGACCGACGCCTCGGTCGGCGCACGCGCCGGCCTGCAGGGCCTGGCGACCGAGCCCGGGGTCAAGAAGCCCGACCCGATCCTGGTGGCCACCAACGTGAGCCGCAGCTTCGGCGGCCTCAAGGCCGTCGACGTCGACCACCTGGAGGTCCAGCGCGGCGTCATCACCGCGCTGATCGGGCCCAACGGTGCCGGCAAGACCACCTTCTTCAACCTGCTGACCGGGTTCGACGAGGCCGACTCGGGCGACCGCGCCTTCAACGGCAAGTCCCTGAACCGGGTCTCGGCCTCCAAGGTCGCCCGGATGGGCATGGTCCGCACCTTCCAGCTGACCAAGGTGCTCTCCAAGCTGACCGTGCTGGAGAACATGCGACTGGGGGCCACCGGGCAGAAGGGCGAGAAGTTCTGGGCCGGCCCGTTCGCCTTCCTGTGGCGCAAGGAGGAGGAGGCCAACAGCGACCGTGCGCGGGACCTGCTGCGCCGCTTCAAGCTCGACGCCAAGGAGGACGACTTCGCCGGCTCGCTCTCCGGCGGACAGCGCAAGCTGCTCGAGATGGCGCGGGCGCTGATGGTGCGCCCCGAGCTGGTGATGCTCGACGAGCCGATGGCCGGGGTCAACCCCGCGCTGAAGCAGTCGCTGCTGGGCCACGTGAAGTCGCTGCGCGAGGACGGCATGACCGTGCTCTTCGTCGAGCACGACATGGACATGGTCCGCGACATCTCCGACTGGGTCGTGGTGATGGCCCAGGGGCGCATCATCGCCGAGGGCCCGCCCGACTCGATCATGTCCGACCAGCGCGTCATCGACGCCTACCTCGGCGCCCACCACGACACCGACATCACCGAGCTCGACAAGGCCGTCGTCGAGGCGGAGATCGCCGCCGAGATCGACACCCTGCACAAGGAGAAGTGA
- a CDS encoding ABC transporter ATP-binding protein, which translates to MSEASNADPAADKHNQDARDTHLRAADGAVLRADNLIAGYLPGVNILNGADLYCQPGELVGIIGPNGAGKSTFLKALFGLVKIHTGTVTLRGDDVTNQRADTLVTKGIGFVPQSNNVFPSLTIAENLQMGCYQAPKKFTERFDFVTGIFPALASRKNQRAGSLSGGERQMVAMGRALMMEPSVLLLDEPSAGLSPAMQDEVFVQTREINKAGVSVVMVEQNAARCLQICDRGYVLDQGRNAYTATGRELATDPKVIELYLGTLAKKA; encoded by the coding sequence ATGAGCGAGGCCAGCAACGCCGATCCCGCTGCCGACAAGCACAACCAGGACGCGCGTGACACGCACCTGCGAGCCGCCGACGGCGCCGTGCTGCGCGCCGACAACCTGATCGCGGGCTACCTGCCCGGGGTCAACATCCTCAACGGCGCCGACCTCTACTGCCAGCCCGGGGAGCTGGTCGGCATCATCGGCCCCAACGGCGCCGGCAAGTCGACCTTCCTCAAGGCGCTCTTCGGCCTGGTCAAGATCCACACCGGCACCGTCACCCTGCGTGGTGACGACGTCACCAACCAGCGCGCCGACACCCTGGTCACCAAGGGCATCGGCTTCGTGCCGCAGAGCAACAACGTCTTCCCCAGCCTGACCATCGCCGAGAACCTGCAGATGGGCTGCTACCAGGCACCGAAGAAGTTCACCGAGCGCTTCGACTTCGTCACCGGCATCTTCCCGGCCCTGGCCTCGCGCAAGAACCAGCGCGCGGGCTCGCTGTCCGGCGGCGAGCGTCAGATGGTGGCGATGGGACGCGCGCTGATGATGGAGCCGTCGGTGCTCCTCCTCGACGAGCCGTCGGCCGGCCTCTCCCCCGCGATGCAGGACGAGGTCTTCGTGCAGACCCGGGAGATCAACAAGGCCGGCGTCTCGGTCGTCATGGTCGAGCAGAACGCCGCCCGCTGCCTGCAGATCTGCGACCGCGGCTACGTGCTCGACCAGGGCCGCAACGCCTACACCGCCACCGGTCGCGAGCTGGCCACCGACCCCAAGGTCATCGAGCTCTACCTCGGCACGCTCGCCAAGAAGGCCTGA
- a CDS encoding ABC transporter substrate-binding protein has product MTRPIPIRRTVIAVLAVAGLTLSACGSDTSSDEGSSPSEGSSESSGAAEEASGTQLYFVDGNTADYSEDFDPGTLDGVKATYPGSELNDDFRERLLGVDPQLKDFTYGAESYDATVIAALAATAAGADSGKAIGSELQNVTTEGEVCTEIQQCFDLLADGTDIDYDGVSGPIDLNSTGSPSAATIGIFEYGSDNTYAPVEYITGEIPDVDNVAAGQEISGNIPAGDGTLTVGTLLPQSGDLAFLGPPEIAGVDLAVEEINAAGGVNGKDVESVSADSGDGTPLIAPSETDKLLRGGADVIVGAASSSVSLSVIDRITGAGVAQISPANTSTEFDTYDDAGLYFRTAPSDVLQGQVMASTLIADGKQNIAILARQDSYGEALAENVRDFYEQAGGTVVSYQTYSPEAPNFNAEVQSLASEDPDAIVLIAFDETKKIVPELIRAGVGQNS; this is encoded by the coding sequence ATGACCCGCCCCATCCCCATCCGTCGTACCGTGATCGCGGTGCTCGCCGTCGCGGGGCTCACGCTCAGCGCGTGCGGCAGCGACACCTCCTCCGACGAGGGCTCCAGCCCCTCCGAGGGCTCGAGCGAGAGCTCCGGCGCCGCCGAGGAGGCCTCGGGGACCCAGCTCTACTTCGTCGACGGCAACACCGCCGACTACTCGGAGGACTTCGACCCGGGCACGCTCGACGGTGTCAAGGCGACCTACCCGGGCTCCGAGCTCAACGACGACTTCCGCGAGCGCCTCCTGGGCGTGGACCCCCAGCTCAAGGACTTCACCTACGGCGCCGAGTCCTACGACGCCACCGTCATCGCGGCCCTCGCGGCCACCGCCGCCGGCGCCGACTCGGGCAAGGCCATCGGCTCCGAGCTGCAGAACGTCACCACCGAGGGCGAGGTGTGCACCGAGATCCAGCAGTGCTTCGACCTCCTCGCCGACGGCACCGACATCGACTACGACGGCGTCTCCGGCCCGATCGACCTGAACTCCACCGGCAGCCCGTCCGCCGCGACGATCGGGATCTTCGAGTACGGCAGCGACAACACCTACGCCCCGGTCGAGTACATCACCGGTGAGATCCCCGACGTCGACAACGTCGCCGCCGGCCAGGAGATCAGCGGCAACATCCCCGCCGGTGACGGCACGCTGACCGTCGGCACCCTGCTCCCGCAGAGTGGTGACCTCGCCTTCCTCGGCCCCCCGGAGATCGCGGGCGTCGACCTGGCCGTCGAGGAGATCAACGCGGCCGGCGGCGTGAACGGCAAGGACGTCGAGTCGGTCTCCGCCGACTCCGGTGACGGCACCCCGCTCATCGCCCCGTCCGAGACCGACAAGCTGCTGCGCGGCGGCGCCGACGTGATCGTCGGTGCGGCCTCGTCCTCGGTCTCGCTCAGCGTCATCGACCGCATCACCGGGGCGGGCGTCGCCCAGATCTCCCCGGCGAACACCTCCACGGAGTTCGACACCTACGACGACGCGGGGCTGTACTTCCGCACCGCGCCGTCCGACGTGCTGCAGGGCCAGGTCATGGCCTCGACCCTGATCGCGGACGGCAAGCAGAACATCGCCATCCTGGCCCGCCAGGACTCCTACGGCGAGGCGCTCGCGGAGAACGTGCGCGACTTCTACGAGCAGGCCGGCGGCACCGTGGTCTCCTACCAGACCTACAGCCCCGAGGCGCCGAACTTCAACGCCGAGGTGCAGTCCCTGGCCTCGGAGGACCCCGACGCCATCGTGCTGATCGCCTTCGACGAGACGAAGAAGATCGTGCCCGAGCTCATCCGTGCGGGCGTCGGCCAGAACAGCTGA
- a CDS encoding ANTAR domain-containing response regulator translates to MTDQPSAPDAVSPPARRVVVAEDETLIRMDLAEMLSEEGYEVVGEAGDGARAVELAEQLRPDLVILDVKMPVLDGIAAAERIAAARIAPVVILTAFSQRDLVDRARDAGAMAYLVKPFSQSDLVPAIEMAVSRYAELSALEHEVADLSDRLETRKAVERAKGILQQQLGLAEPDAFRWIQKTAMDLRLSMREVAEGVVSHGPGLAQS, encoded by the coding sequence GTGACCGACCAGCCGTCCGCTCCCGACGCCGTCAGCCCGCCCGCCCGACGCGTCGTCGTGGCCGAGGACGAGACCCTGATCCGGATGGACCTCGCCGAGATGCTCTCCGAGGAGGGCTACGAGGTCGTCGGCGAGGCCGGGGACGGGGCCCGCGCGGTCGAGCTGGCCGAGCAGCTGCGCCCGGACCTGGTCATCCTCGACGTCAAGATGCCGGTCCTGGACGGCATCGCCGCGGCCGAGCGGATCGCCGCGGCCCGGATCGCCCCCGTCGTCATCCTGACGGCCTTCTCGCAGCGCGACCTCGTCGACCGGGCCCGCGACGCCGGCGCCATGGCCTACCTCGTCAAGCCGTTCTCGCAGTCCGACCTCGTGCCGGCCATCGAGATGGCCGTCAGCAGGTACGCCGAGCTGTCGGCGCTGGAGCACGAGGTCGCCGACCTCAGCGACCGGCTGGAGACCCGCAAGGCGGTCGAGCGGGCCAAGGGGATCCTCCAGCAGCAGCTCGGCCTGGCCGAGCCGGACGCGTTCCGGTGGATCCAGAAGACCGCCATGGACCTCCGCCTGTCGATGCGCGAGGTCGCCGAGGGCGTCGTGTCCCACGGCCCGGGGCTCGCGCAGTCCTGA
- the pyk gene encoding pyruvate kinase gives MRRAKIVCTLGPATSSERRIRELVYAGMDVARLNMSHGTHADHQEAYRHVRAASDASGHGVAILADLQGPKIRLGKVADGPVVLRRGQQWTITTRDVPGDTEIASTTYAGLPGDVAEGDPILIDDGKVRLRVTSVEGQDVHCDVLTGGPVSNHKGINLPGVAVSVPALSEKDVEDLRFALHLGVDFIALSFVRDGADVDDVRAVMDEEGIWLPVIAKIEKPQAIENLDDIVTAFDGFMVARGDLGVECPLEDVPFLQKQVIEKARINAKPVIVATQMLESMITSPSPTRAEASDVANAVLDGADAVMLSGETSVGEHPVHVVETMARIVTATERRAHERAELSGIREVVWDPHTRGGVIAKAAEEVAQRVEAKLVVAFTQSGDSARRFSRLRSSMPLLAFTPEARVRSQLALSWGTETFKTSEVQDTDEMVRQVDEQLLRIGRVAEGDLVVIVAGSPPGIPGSTNALRIHRMGDAIHEMAPAYRQS, from the coding sequence GTGCGGAGAGCCAAGATCGTGTGCACCCTGGGTCCGGCGACGAGCAGCGAGCGGAGGATCCGTGAGCTGGTCTACGCCGGCATGGACGTCGCGCGGCTGAACATGAGCCACGGCACCCACGCCGACCACCAGGAGGCCTACCGCCACGTGCGGGCGGCCTCCGACGCCAGCGGTCACGGCGTGGCCATCCTGGCCGACCTGCAGGGCCCGAAGATCCGGCTCGGCAAGGTCGCCGACGGTCCGGTCGTGCTCCGTCGCGGCCAGCAGTGGACGATCACCACCCGCGACGTCCCGGGCGACACCGAGATCGCCTCGACGACGTACGCCGGGCTGCCCGGCGACGTGGCCGAGGGCGACCCGATCCTGATCGACGACGGCAAGGTGCGCCTGCGGGTCACCTCCGTCGAGGGCCAGGACGTGCACTGCGACGTGCTGACCGGCGGGCCGGTGAGCAACCACAAGGGCATCAACCTGCCCGGGGTCGCGGTCTCGGTGCCGGCGCTGTCGGAGAAGGACGTGGAGGACCTGCGCTTCGCGCTGCACCTCGGCGTCGACTTCATCGCCCTGTCCTTCGTCCGCGACGGCGCGGACGTCGACGACGTCCGCGCGGTGATGGACGAGGAGGGCATCTGGCTGCCGGTGATCGCCAAGATCGAGAAGCCCCAGGCCATCGAGAACCTCGACGACATCGTCACCGCCTTCGACGGCTTCATGGTCGCGCGCGGGGACCTCGGCGTGGAGTGCCCGCTCGAGGACGTGCCGTTCCTGCAGAAGCAGGTCATCGAGAAGGCCCGGATCAACGCCAAGCCGGTGATCGTGGCCACGCAGATGCTCGAGTCGATGATCACCAGCCCCTCGCCCACCCGCGCCGAGGCCAGCGACGTGGCCAACGCCGTGCTCGACGGGGCCGACGCCGTGATGCTGTCCGGTGAGACCAGCGTGGGGGAGCACCCCGTGCACGTGGTCGAGACGATGGCGCGGATCGTGACGGCCACCGAGCGACGGGCCCACGAGCGCGCCGAGCTCAGCGGGATCCGCGAGGTGGTCTGGGACCCCCACACCCGGGGCGGTGTCATCGCCAAGGCGGCCGAGGAGGTCGCGCAGCGGGTCGAGGCCAAGCTCGTGGTGGCCTTCACGCAGAGCGGGGACTCCGCGCGCCGCTTCTCCCGGCTGCGCAGCAGCATGCCGCTGCTGGCCTTCACCCCCGAGGCTCGCGTGCGCTCCCAGCTGGCCCTGTCCTGGGGGACCGAGACGTTCAAGACCTCCGAGGTCCAGGACACCGACGAGATGGTGCGCCAGGTCGACGAGCAGCTGCTGCGGATCGGTCGCGTCGCCGAGGGCGACCTGGTCGTCATCGTCGCCGGGAGCCCCCCGGGTATCCCGGGCTCGACCAACGCGCTGCGCATCCACCGGATGGGCGACGCGATCCACGAGATGGCCCCGGCCTACCGCCAGTCCTAG